Part of the Salminus brasiliensis chromosome 2, fSalBra1.hap2, whole genome shotgun sequence genome, ATCACAGAGACGCCTTTCTCCCTATTTCTGTCAGTACCAccagcatgattctgaagctgatattttaaggcacagttgctacataatgctgctgttTAAaattgttttatctaagatgatttttgtttttttgttttttgttagcTTTACCAAACTGTACCCTTTAATTAGAATCAATGATTTATATTCTAAAATCTTTCGTCTATTTTGACCCAATCAGGTGCAGAGCATTCATCATTAATATGCATGAACTCATTAACACGTTAGTTTTGATTCTTACTGAGACAATTATTGACCATTATGATTACCATCACTTTTACATTAGGAAATGAGACGGTTAAAAATGAAGTTGTTGAATGCATGACGTGTTTCTTTAGCTTTATTTAGTCATTAGAAAACTGTTAGCCCACAAGCTAACCATCTCCATAGCAGTCAGACAGTCAGATGATGactggatgatgatgatgatgaagcttACTTGATTATACAGAAGCTTTGTGCAacttgtttaaccccttaaaccaaGGGTGGGGAAGCAAAGGCCGAAGTCCATCACAGTTGGCTGATTTCCCTCCTCTAACAGAgctactaaactaaactaaatgtgTTCGAGCAGGAAAAGTGCAAAACTGCTGGAATCTGGCACACTGGAGTCACCAGCCAAGTTTTAAAACCTTttatgtaagcccacacttcttTACTGTCATGGTTTACACGGTTTAattggccctaaaatagaaccctgcgggactccacaaaatctgTAACTATTGAATCATTAGcctagggtttaaggggttaattgtCTTAAGTGAATAAAGAGACTTGAGGGTTGAAGCTGCAGGACAGTGCAGAGTGAGAAGCAAGGCGATCAGCGGCAGACTGAGTTCAGTCTTGGGTCTATATATAGAGGAGGGAGTTTTcgatgagagagaaagagaaagacagagatcTTCGCTATGTGACTCACTCCCGCCAGGCCttgctctgtatgtgtgtgtgtgtgtgtgtggttgcatctgtgtttcttttttagatGTGAACTTCCGCTCATGCTTTTTAAAAAGCCCTCTTTGCattggtgcatgtgtgtgtgtgtgtgtgtgtgtgtgtgtgtgtgtgtgtgtgcatgcttgttCGCTATTCTTTGTGGACGTTAGTGGTCAGGGTTCAACTAGGCCTATATGcttgcagtgtttttgttaatACTTTACTGGTTAGTGTGCAAATAATCAgttgtatgagagtgtgtgtgtgtgtgtgtgtgtgtgtgtgtgtgtgtatgtatgtgtgtacagtGGCAGTCTAAAAGGATTATGCAGATAAAGCCTACATGTGTTGTACACGCAGAACATCACCAGACTGGTCAATCAGGAGATTCTGGGGAATTCCCAGTGGGCTGGTAGAGTTAAGGGGTTGGTTACAGTTAGGAACCTTAGGCTCATATATAAAGCCAATATGTAAATATGAcagtatatattattaaaattttaaggggttaaattaaCAGTCCCTACTCCTAGTGGTGTAGCCCCAGTGTGCTGCTTTTACAGTGTATAGAGATGAATCCTCGCATTGCTCATGAAACTTAAACAATTGGCTCTGATCTCAGGCTCTTAcgccacacagtgatgcagccaCAGGTGGTTGATTTTACAGTGGACAGAAATGAGATGAATTCAGGGCTAATCTCATGCTCTTATGTCCACCACTAGTGGTAAAGCCACAATTTGCTAACTTAACAGTGTGTAGAAATGAATCGAGGGCTGCCAATTCTCACACATTGGTCATGAGACTCATGCAATTGGCTCTGATCTCACGCTCTTACATCGCACATGGTGCCCACCACTAGTGGTGCAGCCCCAGTTCGTTCTCCTCTAGAACAACCACCAGAAGAATTTGACGTCTGAAGGTGTTAAGCAAAGCAACCTCTTCTGGATTTCACAGATTAGGGTTGGCAAGACCAACCTGAATGCCAACCTGAAGTTGGCAGCCCTAATGAAGCTTAAGTTAGCATCTAATTGGATGTTCCTGTTCCCTGTAACTGCTgtattatttaaggtggaacgagaAAATCAAATAAGCTGATGAACTGAGGCCCAGTCTGggtgcactacaccaatacAATTCCTTGtgcaagacttctaacactgcattggcccacctctgtaacacgagtatccttgtaagtcgctctggataagagcgtcagctaaatgccaatgaatgtaaatgtgactGGTTGGTGCTAATACTACTTTATATTGTGCAGTCCTTCTTCAGTTGTCAAGAAGAGGACCATAAAATGACATAGAACCCCCTGCGACCACAAGGTCACAAAGGTAACTATATGAAAGCATCAAAATTAGAGCATCACATGTGGATTATATTTCTAATGCTACTTGAGGATGATAGAGAGGAAAATATCAGACATATCTGAGAAGGTCGGCAGTAAGAAATGCTGACAGAAACAGAACTTTTTCACTGTCATGCTTAGGTCACATTTACGATGAAATGCTTTCTCGAGTCCTTATTTTATCACAAACTGACCAGCTTGTATACCCCGAAGTAGCATTAGCTAATAAATACAGATttctataaattaaaaaaaacacaggaaaagGCCTGATCctccaacaacaccatgtgAGATCCTACACTGCTCAGCAAGTGATGGGCTGGACTGAGGTGTGAGGTTCAGGTAATGTCTTGAACAGCACCATTGAGAACGATTGGGACTGTTTTGGAAAACGTGTGGAGAAGAAACATTCAGCCACTATAAAAGATATGTGGACAGCAGTCTGGGAATGTTTAGGAAGCAGCTCATGTGAATCAGTTTAAGAAAATGTTAGCAAATTATGACAAAGCACTAGTAGGTGATTATCAAGCCCAGAAGAGGACCCATTCCTAAACATTTCAGCAATTTGACCAccagtgtgtgtacatgtgcttGTATTAGTGTATTACTTTGTTTACATGCTGCAAGGACTACTCCAGTGTTCTTCAACTTAATCTCTACCTGCTGCTTCTGCAGCGTAGGGTTGATTATCACGGACGACAATGTCGGCACTTTTCTCTGAACttgaaacaaacagaaaactcAGAAACTCAACTTTTGAAAGTCACAAAATACGACAATTTTGGGATTCAAACTGGAAAGAATTAACCTAACTCAAATTTAGGTTTCTTATTTTAAAGCAAATATTTCTGACAGGATGGGAAGTGTAAAGTTTTCACTGCCTTGATGTTTAGTAACATTTTCCACCTTTTAagctccaccacacacaccacgTTTTAGTGTTTCAAGCATGCATTGTCTtcatgtaattactgaataatctcATGATTATCTTGGGATAATAGATCAAAAAAGTTCTTTGAGTTTAAGAGGATATATGACTAAATTGTCTGgactgttaataaataaatgtttaaaaaaattcccaacttttacctttaaatgtttttcatacacagcaaaaaaaagccaataaaatAACAAGCAAATTCTCTTCTAAATAATATCAatactgtttatctgcatgatAACTTTGATACTCCAGTATTTATGGTTTTGTCATAAATTAATCAGCCAAACATGTTCATACATGAAGccgtatataaaaaaaaataaagctaaTAAAGTATAATGAAGTAAATGAGACTTCCTCCGCTACAATACCAATCCTATTATATTATACCAATACAATGCCTTGTGTAGCTAACATATAGGAGAAGCAGTAGCTCTAATGAGTATTGctcaaaaaatgtttttagttATCCTCTTTAATAAATCTGTGTTTTTAACAGAAATTGATAATAATATGCCAACAGCTACAATATGAAGCATAACCACATGCTTTCACTGTTGATAATGAAGTACATTTACTGGAGCAATGTTTAAAGAGGGGCACCACTGAGCAGTGTTCACCACTGTCGGTcagtattttaataataactgggcAGGTGGAGATTAGGTTGAGAAGCACAGGAGTATTCCTCTAAGCTATACAGCAATCAGTGTGTTTCCTCAGCACACACTCAGGCCAGCAGGAGAATAAGGGTCACACTGATGAGGCTCAGCAGCAGCTCtctccagcagggggcgctgacCTGCACGGCAGAGTTGCAGAGGTCCATGTCGCAGCAGGTGTTGGTGTAGGTGAAGTTCAGTCCTGCAGCGTGTTTCTCTCCACTGATACCACACTGAGACTCCACCGCACAGCTCTTCTCATGGAGAACTATAACAATggaacctacacacacacagatagagaggcagatagatagatagatagatagatagatagacagacagacagacagacagatagatagatagatagatagatagatagatagatagatagatagatagacagacagacagacaggcagatagacagacagacagacagatagatagatagatagatagatagatagatagatagatagatagatagacagatagatagatagacagacagacagacaaatagatagatacttATACTAGCTGAGTGCTTGCTATTCCGTGctttactggcttttttttaaacatcactGCAGTACCCTAATTCATCTGCCAGTCCCGCCAGTGGTGTAAAGGCTTTAAACACCAGGCCTAAACACTGCCCACTGTCTAGACATGCAAGTTTATATGCTCACTTTACTGCTGTTTCCCAAAACCGTAAGAGCTTGATGTGAACACCAGCATTCAGATGAAGCCCCAAGTCTACTGCACTCATCCATTCACCCCAGAGCGCATTCACCTCTAATGCTTTTACTCAACAGCGTTTGCTTTCAGGGACTTGTTGCAGTTTGCAGGACAGAATCACTGCACTCGGATATTGAGCACCCTCTGGTGGTAAATACTACCAAGTATTGAATACTAAATACTTCCATTTATTggtcactttatcagaaacaccatgccttgtgcttccactcactggccattttattagaaacacctacctttaacttctacccactggccactttattagaaacacctacccatAACTtctacccactggccactttgttagaaacacctacctttaaCTTTtccccactggccactttattagaaacacctaccttaacCGAGAGATTATTGAGAGATTATTGGGGTGGTGGTCCAACTCATCACAGCAGTTAGACTGACATGACAGTGTGCATGGTAATGTGTGTCACTGTACTGGTGGTGTGTAGAGTAGTGTGTGTCACTGGATTGGTAGTGTTAATGGTAGTGTGTCACTGGTACAAGTGTATAAGGTGAATTTGTGCACTTTCTTACCTCTGACCCCTATAGCCTCACTAGACAGGCAGCGCTGGCCTGCAGGACATTCCTGCGGAAACTTTAGACAGTCGAGTGGAGAGATGGCCGGGAACATGCATGAATAACAGGTCAGAGAGagcactgagaaagagagagaaagagacaaagagcgagagagacacagagagagagaaagaaacaaattTACATGTTCAGGCATGGTGTAATAATGTTtagacattgtgtagaaatccaCTGTTTAGCAAATCTGTAGAATTCAGGCTCATAGTGTAGAAAATCTCTGTTCAGTCATTCAATTGAACTGTGCTGATAATGCAATGTGTAGAATTCCCACATTTAGACATTGTGTAGAATTCTACTGTTTAGACACTGTGCGGAAAATGTATTGTGTAGAATTTCCATGTTCAGGAATAATGTAGAAAATCTATGTTCAATCATTCAATTGAACTGTGCTGATAATGCACTGTGTAGAATTCCCATATTTAGGCACTGTGTAGAATTCTCATATTTAGGCACTGTGTAGAATTCCCATGTTCAGACATTGTGGTGAATGCCTAAACGGTACATTATATGAACTATTAAGGAATTGCAGAGAATGTCGCTGTTTGGGCATTGTGTAGAATTTCTGTCTTTGGGCATTGAAGCTAatgggtttctgataaagtggacaCTGACTGTATTGTCTGTCCATTCCAGTCTGGATCAGAGGAAAGGTCATGTGTCTTAAAGTAAGAATATGcactgttaaatatatataaaaataagattCTTTAAGAAACCTTCAGGAAaaagtttttagaagaaaaagattcCTTAAGAAGCACCTTCAGagcttcctccacagtttcaaactgaagaacctccaaacgttcctcaaggatcttatacttttaacagtgtagaacgGTTTATTTAAGGTTCTCGTCCATCTGTCCATGCAGATACTACCATCAGTTTACTGTAAATAGTAATCTGAAGGAATGTGATTATACCAGAAAACCCATTGCTTTAACTACCGACGAAACCCAGGCCTCCACAGAACATGCATCCTACATAAACAGAGATAAATCACACATATAATAAGAGACCTTATTCCCAGGAAAGACTGGGCTATTTCCCACTCATTGTTGTCCTCAGACAGATGTTTATctctctacaccctctacactGCACATGGGCAGGAGCCGCCTGTCCGTCACATCTGAAGTCACGCCTAACCAGTTATGGCATTTGTGGGGCAAAAAAGACTGAACAAGCTGCCATTGTGAAGGTCCTCGCTCCTTTCCTGGTAGCCAAGTCAAATCCCGTGTGAATGCCTGAGTAATGTTATTATCTAGAACCTAAAGTTAAGGCCGGAAAACTAAATATAGTCAGAAAATCTGAATTTCCCAACTGCAACTACAGCCGATCAGTTAAAGGTATTAGGTTTGCGGTGGAGGCTAATGCTTCTAATAAGTAACGGATGTTCATACCCCACAAATTAGCACCATACATACCTATCGCTATGTCACGCTGCTAGGGGTCAACTCCAACTGGTCATTTTTACAATGGTGGGGAATGAAACCAGGCATCACCATGACTACAATATATAATcaaaatatagccattttatttaccatccaagtccaccagtgaacctaccaccaccatgttttataTGCAGTGTTGATTATGGTAAAATTGGGGCAAACATGAACAAACATGGTTTCATAGGGACTATTTTGCCCTAAAatgccctgcatgtatcccttcACCATCAATGGATTTAACCAAAACTACTTGTCAAAACCGCTgttgaacagtgtctcaggcagcATTATGTTTATAATAGCTGTCTGTGGGGTAGATTTTAAAGGTATTAAACTCTTTAATCACTATTACTGCACCAACAAAAATGTCactttaaatgatttaaatatcaaatcaaatgatTGCAAATTTATCAAATGTGTTACTTTAAAAGAAAATGGGTGTATTTCACTAAAACAACATGATTGACTcaccatttttatttattaagtagTAAAACCAGAAACAgagcatttttttgtttgtttgtttgttttttctttttttaattttccttAAAGTGCAGTTTGGTATACTGGAACAGGTCATATGACCATGTCTTCTGACCAGAGGCGCTGCTTGTCACGAGCTGCGGTGAGGCAAGGCAAGGCAGGAAATTGCTTGGGGCACCAGGCCAGTAGAGGGCCCCTGAGGGCTGACAAACGTTGAACTACAGCAGTGGCAACGTGCAGTGGCGATTCTGGACTTTGCTGGGGCCCTAGGCGAAAATTTACAGAAGGGCCCCTTCAACCAGTGTTCCTCatcattattttataaataatctgACACCAACAATAAAATTGTGAAATGCAAAcgttttctttttactgtttcaattgaataaataattaaagtgGATTGCCGGACGTTTGGAGCATTTAAAGGGGACTTTTTATCCTTCTCTCTGGCTGCTGGAGCCAGAAACGTAGGTAATGATTCTGAGGAAAGTGACTAATAAAGTGATGTAGTAAACGATATTCATATCAGCCGATCAACTTTTTTTGCCCCAAAtcttaggtgtgtgtgtgtttgtgtatgtttgagTACAGATagatacagtgtatcacaaaagtgagtacatccctcacatttctgcagatatttaagtatatcttttcatgggacaaatgacactttgacacaatgaaaagtagtctgtgtgcagcttatataacagtgtaaatttattcttccctcaaaataactcaatatacagccattaatgtctaaaccactggCAACAAAAGTAagtacaccccttagtgaaagtgtcaatattttgtgtggccaccattattttccagaactgccttaactctcctgggcatggagcttaccagagcttcacaggttgccactggaatgctttccactcctccatgacgaCATCACAGAGCTGGTGGATATTCAAGACTttgcgctcctccaccttccgcttgaggatgtcccaaagatgttctattggatttaggtctggagacatgcttggccagtccatcacctttaccctcagcctcttcaataaagcagtggtcgtcttagaggtatgtttggggtcattatcatgctggaacattgccctgcgacccagtttccagagggggatcatgctctgcttcagtatttcacagtacatattggagttcatgtgtccctcaatgaaatgtaactccccaacacctgctgcactcatgcagccccagaccatggcattcccaccaccatgcttgactgtaggcatgatACACTTATCCttgtactcctcacctaattgccgccacacattcttgagaccatctgaagcaaacaaattaatcttggtcAGACcatcagaccataggacatggttccagtaatccatgtcctttgttgacatgtctttagcaaactgtttgcgggctttcttgtgtacagacttcagaagaggcttccttctggggtgacagccatgcagaccaaTTTGATGTAGTGTGCGGCGTATGGTCTGAGAACTGACAGGCTGACCCcccacctcttcaatctctgcagcaatgctgacagcacttctttcaaagacagcatttGGATGTGACGCTGAGCACGTACACTCAGCTTCTTTGGACGACCAATGCGAGGTCTGTTATTagtggaccctgctcttttaaaacgctGGATGATCTTGGTGCAGGTGGagatagatgagaggagagtgtctgtagcagtttcaagtgagagagaggagaaagattcaagatgaggaagagtggtcaggacagttgaggcaagagctgagggggaaacagagcgaagattgcggtgaagagtggaagagcTTGCAGAGGTGgtggttgaaggagcagagagggggagtgagaaggagagaaagtggtgatcagagaagtccagaggagtcacagccacatccagagcagggacaggtctgctgaagatcaggtccagagtgttccctgctctgtgtgttggtgcagactggttgaacgcgagatcaaaagaggataggattgggagaaggcatgaagactggagtttctctgatagaaggttgaagtcgccaagtagaataagtggggcgtcaacagggagtccactcaaaagaacatccagttcatcaacaaaattgcccaaaggaccaggaggacgataAAGAACAATGTTGTGAAGTCTAGTGGGAGAggagacagtaacagcatggtattcaaaagaggaaacgtcaagattagaaaaagagagcggggtgaagcgccacagaggagagagaagtagaccggtgccgccgcccctgccagtcctTCGTGGACAGTGGGAAAAGGCAGAGGCAGACgacaaggcagctggagttgcagagttgtccggggtgatccacgtctcagtcagtgccaggaagtttagagactaagcagaagcaaaagcaaaagcaaaagctgaaatgaaatctgccttctgcactgcagactggcaattccaTAGTCCCCCAGTTACCATCAcattggtattagaacaaggtgAGTAAATGAGGTTACCGGAATTGCGGCATCTGCATCGGTATCTGCACCTCCGGCTGCTGTCAGAGGTGAGGACAGGAATTGCAAAGCaaattgaacacacctgctccctatgcacacctgagacctagtaacacGAACGcgtcacatgacattttggagggaaaatgacaagcagtgctcaatttggacatttaggggtaTAGTCTCTTAGGgatgtactcacttttgttgccagtggtttagacattaatggctgtatattgagttattttgagggaagaataaatttacactgttatataagctgcatacagactacttttcattgtgtcaaagtgtcattttgtcagtgttgtcccatgaaaagatatacttaaatatctgcagaaatgtgaggggtgtactcacttttgtgatacactttagatagatagatggactgatcgatagatagatagatagatatttcaTGGATCCCAAGGGAAGTAGCAGTTACACAaaacagtaatacaatacagtaTTGTGTATACAAATGTATTTGAATCTAACCAGGGATGAACATCTAATCATAatttacaagtttttttttccaaaattacCCTAAACATGATTTATTTGTGACTTTGAAACCAAAAAAAGGAGACTTTTAATGCTACAGATGGACCCTGATGGACAGATTGACCCTGTTCAAGCAGCAGCTGAGAAGCTTGACGGTTAATTAACATGTCAGAGTTATAAGTATCATTTACTGTATCACTGTATTATCTTTCCCCAGAATCATTACTTATGTTTCTGACACCATCATTGTTGTGCTGATCATGCTAGCTGAAGTTCAGTAATCAGCTTTTAATTGATTATTtcattcaaataataaaaaaaaatacatatcacaaattattttttttcttggtgtCAGATTATTTATAACATAATGGTGATGAACACTGGTTAAAGGGGCCCCAGCAGACTCTACAATCCACTGCCCCTGCCCCTTGTATGAAaccaagtgtgtgtgagagtgtgtgtgtgaacctaCCTGCTAAAGGCAGACAGCACAGAACAAGGACGAATGAGCCAGAGGATCTGGACATGATGAACAGCTGAATCTTCACAAAGGAAACTCAAAGCAGATCCTCATGTTTTTCACGTTGTCTCTTGAAGCTCCaccgaggtgtgtgtgtgtgtgtgtgtgtgagagtgaatgtgAAGCTTGTTGTCTTGCTGAGACGTCTCCACCCTCCACCATCATTGTAATTCATTTAAGTGCGGAGGATAAATTAAAACAGCACTAAAACTGAGCAGAACTGCAGAATTGAAAGAAGTACACGGATTTGAAGGACGTTGATCATCAGATACAGAGATATTATCATCAGCTTTGTTTGTTTCGAGGtgtaattgtttatttataagtCCATAATCAG contains:
- the LOC140550344 gene encoding protein Bouncer-like, whose translation is MSRSSGSFVLVLCCLPLAVLSLTCYSCMFPAISPLDCLKFPQECPAGQRCLSSEAIGVRGSIVIVLHEKSCAVESQCGISGEKHAAGLNFTYTNTCCDMDLCNSAVQVSAPCWRELLLSLISVTLILLLA